One genomic region from Evansella sp. LMS18 encodes:
- the thrS gene encoding threonine--tRNA ligase has product MAEAAEKILIAFPDGNKKEYSKGTTTEEIAASISPGLKKNALAGKLNGELIDLCKPIDADGDIEIITYDSDEGLEVLRHSTAHLMAQAVKRLYDDVKLGVGPVIEGGFYYDIDMPHSLTPEDLERIEKEMKRIVDENLEINRVEVSREEAVQRYDEIGDELKLELLEDIPAGETISIYEQGEFFDLCRGVHVPSTSKIKKFKLMTVNGAYWRGDSKNKMLQRIYGTAFPKQGQLDDHLKMLEEAKERDHRKLGKELGIFTINQKVGQGLPLWLPKGATIRRTIERYIVDLEERLGYDHVYTPVLGSVELYKTSGHWDHYQEDMFPAMGMDNEDLVLRPMNCPHHMMIYKNQLHSYRNLPVRIAELGMMHRHEMSGALAGLQRVRAMTLNDAHIFCRPDQLKDEFIRVVELVQNVYKDFGIEDYYFRLSYRDPADKEKYVDNDEMWEKAQAMLKEAMDDMEVEYVEAEGEAAFYGPKLDVQVKTALGKDETLSTVQLDFHLPNRFELTYVGEDGKEHRPVVIHRGVVSTMERFVAFLLEEYKGAFPTWLAPVQVQAIPVSDVHMDYVRKVEDELKQAGVRVNVDVRDEKLGYKIREAQMQKIPYILVLGDKEIESESVNVRRYGQKETEAITLEDFKAQMKDEIENRKSN; this is encoded by the coding sequence ATGGCAGAAGCTGCTGAAAAAATTCTGATTGCTTTTCCGGACGGTAATAAAAAGGAGTACAGCAAAGGAACCACAACAGAAGAAATAGCTGCTTCTATTTCTCCAGGGCTTAAAAAGAACGCCCTTGCAGGCAAATTGAACGGAGAGCTTATTGATCTTTGCAAACCTATAGACGCAGATGGAGATATAGAAATAATTACGTACGACTCTGATGAGGGGCTTGAGGTTCTCCGCCACAGTACTGCCCACTTAATGGCGCAGGCAGTAAAGCGCCTGTACGATGACGTGAAACTTGGCGTTGGTCCGGTCATTGAAGGGGGCTTTTATTACGACATAGATATGCCTCATTCCCTGACTCCGGAAGATTTAGAGAGAATCGAAAAAGAAATGAAAAGAATAGTGGATGAAAACCTTGAAATTAACCGGGTGGAAGTGAGCAGGGAGGAAGCTGTTCAGCGCTACGATGAGATCGGTGATGAACTGAAACTCGAACTTCTTGAAGATATTCCTGCCGGAGAAACAATCAGCATTTACGAACAAGGAGAATTTTTTGACCTTTGCCGCGGGGTTCATGTCCCGTCTACGAGCAAGATTAAAAAGTTCAAGCTCATGACAGTAAATGGTGCCTACTGGAGAGGCGACAGTAAAAATAAAATGCTCCAGCGTATTTATGGGACTGCTTTTCCAAAGCAAGGCCAGCTGGATGACCATCTGAAGATGCTTGAGGAAGCGAAAGAGCGGGATCACCGTAAACTTGGGAAAGAGCTTGGTATTTTCACAATTAACCAGAAAGTGGGACAAGGCCTCCCGTTATGGCTTCCAAAAGGGGCGACAATCCGCCGAACTATTGAACGTTATATTGTGGATCTGGAAGAACGTCTCGGCTATGATCATGTTTATACTCCGGTGCTTGGAAGTGTGGAGCTTTATAAAACTTCCGGACACTGGGACCACTATCAGGAGGACATGTTCCCGGCAATGGGTATGGATAACGAAGACCTCGTTCTTCGCCCGATGAACTGTCCGCACCATATGATGATTTATAAAAATCAGCTGCACAGCTACCGCAATCTTCCTGTAAGGATTGCTGAGCTCGGAATGATGCACAGGCATGAAATGTCCGGTGCTCTCGCAGGATTACAGCGGGTAAGAGCGATGACTCTTAACGATGCGCATATTTTCTGCCGTCCGGATCAGCTGAAAGATGAGTTCATCCGTGTAGTGGAGCTCGTGCAGAATGTTTACAAAGATTTCGGCATTGAAGATTATTACTTCCGCCTCTCATACCGTGATCCTGCAGATAAAGAGAAATATGTGGATAACGATGAAATGTGGGAAAAAGCTCAGGCAATGCTTAAGGAAGCAATGGACGACATGGAAGTGGAATATGTGGAAGCGGAAGGCGAAGCAGCATTCTATGGTCCTAAGCTCGATGTTCAGGTGAAAACAGCGCTTGGAAAAGACGAAACTCTCTCCACTGTCCAGCTTGACTTCCACCTGCCGAACCGATTTGAGCTTACTTATGTTGGAGAAGACGGTAAAGAGCATCGCCCTGTAGTCATCCACCGTGGAGTAGTTTCCACTATGGAGCGTTTTGTAGCCTTCCTTCTGGAAGAATACAAAGGTGCTTTCCCGACATGGCTTGCTCCGGTACAGGTTCAGGCTATTCCGGTAAGCGACGTGCATATGGACTATGTCCGTAAAGTGGAAGATGAACTGAAGCAGGCAGGCGTCCGTGTTAACGTGGATGTCCGTGACGAAAAGCTTGGTTATAAAATCCGGGAAGCACAGATGCAGAAGATTCCTTATATCCTTGTTCTTGGAGATAAAGAAATCGAGTCAGAAAGTGTCAATGTCCGGCGTTATGGGCAAAAGGAAACAGAAGCAATAACACTGGAGGACTTTAAAGCCCAGATGAAAGATGAAATAGAAAATCGCAAATCTAATTAA
- a CDS encoding putative sporulation protein YtxC has product MDTYEGVRKSIFTKQEDGENKLFINMNVLDGDEPDKMKEVALILTNVTIKNVLPLWMEELLRERFYYEEQYEIDAIMGHARDLFFNPPEDVPLETSFLDWQKEMFQLYHQFIQASICFSFESFLMFRFRKNKEQLGEIVEKAIDEYKMEYDYQIMLHTCREFLKDTVPRVDTIQLFLEEEVKLVDGNGRLISSQQIRRWLSEEMYFDSHLPLARRVIGPLVSISPRRLIIHPRTHHEGLLHTLLSIFEERVELKKELTGKRHIDIPAENN; this is encoded by the coding sequence ATGGATACATACGAAGGCGTCCGGAAAAGTATATTTACGAAACAGGAAGATGGGGAGAACAAGCTTTTTATTAATATGAATGTGCTGGACGGGGATGAACCGGATAAAATGAAGGAAGTTGCGCTTATTTTAACGAATGTAACGATAAAAAATGTACTGCCTCTCTGGATGGAAGAACTGCTCAGGGAAAGATTTTATTATGAAGAGCAGTATGAAATCGATGCTATTATGGGACATGCGAGAGATCTTTTTTTTAACCCTCCGGAAGATGTGCCGCTGGAAACTTCATTCCTGGACTGGCAGAAGGAAATGTTCCAGCTCTACCACCAGTTTATTCAAGCTTCTATCTGCTTTTCTTTTGAATCGTTTTTGATGTTCCGGTTCAGGAAAAACAAAGAGCAGCTTGGGGAAATTGTTGAAAAGGCAATTGATGAATACAAGATGGAGTATGATTATCAGATTATGCTTCACACATGCCGGGAATTTTTAAAAGATACCGTACCGAGGGTGGATACAATTCAGTTATTTTTGGAGGAAGAAGTTAAATTAGTGGATGGGAATGGAAGGCTGATTTCCAGCCAGCAAATACGCCGCTGGCTCAGTGAAGAAATGTATTTTGATTCCCATCTGCCTCTTGCCAGGAGAGTGATTGGGCCTCTCGTGAGTATTTCTCCCCGGAGGCTGATTATTCACCCGCGGACACATCATGAAGGATTGCTGCATACCCTCTTATCTATTTTTGAGGAGAGGGTGGAACTGAAAAAAGAATTGACCGGGAAAAGGCACATTGATATTCCTGCAGAAAATAATTAG
- a CDS encoding transposase, whose product MGRKPRNWNQAEYYHVYNRGIRKEGLFRHPKDYEYFLGLIERTFNKHPVTITSYCLMKTHYHIQIQSHSGPLSDFMKNLTRMYALYYNRTYKLRGPVFEGRFNAKPISDPRGMLHVSRYIHFNPVVSRLTKKPENYQWSSYTFYYHLNSPPPPPYLQLTPILNFFHGTETQRKQKYVEWCFY is encoded by the coding sequence ATGGGCAGAAAACCAAGAAACTGGAATCAGGCAGAATATTACCATGTATATAACAGAGGGATAAGAAAGGAAGGTCTCTTCAGGCACCCAAAGGATTATGAATATTTTCTGGGATTAATTGAACGCACGTTTAATAAACACCCCGTCACCATTACCTCCTATTGCCTCATGAAGACTCATTATCACATCCAGATACAGTCACATAGCGGGCCATTAAGCGATTTTATGAAAAACCTCACCAGAATGTATGCCCTTTATTACAACAGAACTTATAAGTTGCGTGGACCTGTGTTTGAAGGCCGATTTAACGCAAAACCAATTTCGGATCCAAGAGGTATGCTTCATGTTAGCCGTTATATCCACTTTAACCCCGTAGTTTCCCGCCTGACAAAAAAACCTGAAAATTACCAATGGAGCAGTTACACATTTTACTATCATTTAAATTCCCCTCCTCCACCGCCTTATTTACAGTTAACACCAATACTTAATTTTTTCCATGGCACCGAAACTCAAAGGAAGCAAAAATATGTTGAATGGTGTTTTTATTAA
- the mqnC gene encoding cyclic dehypoxanthinyl futalosine synthase → MSIDAILDRALNGERISVEDAVRLYESDEIEKMGAVANEIMKKWHPEPVTTFVIGRNVNYTNFCDTYCRFCAFYRPPGHEEGYVLDNEEIFKKIQETIDIGGTEILMQGGTNPDLPFSYYTDLLKDIKKRFPNITMHSFSPAEIYKMAEVSGLPLEEVLRQLHEAGLDSLPGGGAEILDNRTRKRISRLKGTWEEWIDCMKSAKKVGMHGTATMVIGFGETFEERALHLQRVRDAQDETGCFLAYISWLFQPDNTNMKAEKLTPEDYLKNVAISRIFLDNIPNFQSSWVTMGPEVGKKSLSFGCNDFGSTMIEENVVSAAGATHKVNTNLILRLLREAGKVPAQRDTKYNIIRKFEDEETAEKDFIMQN, encoded by the coding sequence ATGAGTATTGATGCGATTTTAGACCGTGCCCTTAATGGAGAGCGAATCTCTGTTGAGGATGCCGTTCGTTTATATGAAAGTGATGAAATTGAAAAAATGGGTGCTGTGGCTAATGAAATCATGAAAAAATGGCATCCGGAACCAGTGACTACGTTTGTTATCGGCAGAAATGTTAACTACACAAACTTCTGCGATACATACTGTCGTTTCTGTGCTTTTTACCGGCCGCCAGGACATGAAGAAGGCTATGTACTTGATAATGAAGAGATTTTCAAAAAAATCCAGGAAACAATTGATATAGGCGGTACGGAAATTCTGATGCAGGGCGGCACGAACCCTGACCTGCCATTCAGCTACTATACTGACCTTCTCAAAGATATTAAAAAACGTTTTCCAAATATAACGATGCATTCTTTTTCACCTGCGGAAATTTACAAGATGGCTGAAGTATCCGGCCTGCCGCTGGAAGAAGTACTTCGCCAGCTTCATGAAGCAGGTCTCGATTCCCTGCCAGGCGGTGGTGCCGAGATCCTCGACAACCGCACAAGAAAACGAATCAGCCGCCTCAAAGGCACGTGGGAAGAATGGATTGACTGCATGAAATCAGCTAAAAAGGTCGGCATGCATGGTACAGCGACGATGGTTATCGGATTTGGAGAAACTTTCGAAGAGCGTGCCCTGCACTTGCAGCGTGTTCGTGATGCCCAGGACGAAACTGGCTGTTTCCTTGCATATATTTCCTGGCTCTTCCAGCCGGATAACACAAATATGAAGGCTGAAAAACTTACGCCGGAAGACTATTTGAAGAACGTTGCTATTTCCAGAATATTTCTTGATAATATTCCTAACTTCCAGTCTTCATGGGTAACAATGGGACCAGAGGTAGGCAAAAAATCCCTTTCCTTCGGCTGTAACGATTTCGGAAGCACCATGATTGAAGAAAACGTTGTTTCCGCTGCCGGAGCAACACACAAGGTTAACACGAACCTTATTCTTCGCCTGCTCCGCGAAGCTGGTAAGGTACCAGCCCAGCGTGATACAAAATACAACATCATCCGCAAATTCGAGGACGAAGAAACAGCAGAAAAAGACTTCATCATGCAAAACTAG
- the dnaI gene encoding primosomal protein DnaI has translation MDSIDKVLKSWTSGNLEDRLALMTREILKDDRIQAILSAHPELTQEQLERGMNELYQYKKQMKNCDLCPGLEACPNLLKGYEPKLSLYRDDFQLGYQPCSLKRKEEERKRHASLVKSLYIPKEMTEANFDGFHEDNTSRINAMAKAMEFIVNVQPGENGRGLYIYGPFGVGKTYLMGAIANELADRNIETMIVYTPDFFRELKNGISDGTYQAKLEEVKRAPVLILDDIGAETMSNWVRDDILGALLQFRMMEKLPTLFTSNFDLDELEYHLSYTQRGGIEKIDSLKAKRIMERIRHLSTTIDMKGDNKRD, from the coding sequence GTGGATTCAATAGATAAGGTTCTCAAAAGCTGGACAAGTGGTAATCTGGAAGATCGTCTTGCTCTTATGACCAGAGAAATATTAAAAGATGACAGAATACAAGCCATTTTATCCGCGCATCCTGAACTTACCCAGGAACAGCTCGAACGTGGAATGAACGAGCTTTACCAGTATAAAAAACAAATGAAAAACTGTGATTTATGCCCGGGGCTTGAAGCCTGTCCTAATTTACTAAAGGGTTACGAGCCAAAGCTTTCCTTATACAGGGACGACTTTCAGCTTGGCTATCAGCCCTGCAGTCTGAAGCGAAAAGAAGAAGAGAGAAAACGGCATGCTTCACTTGTAAAAAGCCTTTACATTCCAAAGGAAATGACGGAAGCTAACTTTGATGGTTTTCATGAAGATAACACCTCCAGAATAAATGCGATGGCCAAAGCAATGGAATTTATCGTAAATGTACAGCCAGGTGAAAATGGCAGGGGATTGTATATATACGGGCCGTTCGGTGTGGGGAAAACCTACCTTATGGGGGCAATTGCCAATGAACTTGCTGACAGAAACATAGAAACGATGATTGTTTACACTCCGGACTTTTTCCGGGAACTGAAAAATGGCATATCAGACGGCACTTACCAGGCGAAACTGGAGGAGGTCAAGCGGGCTCCGGTTCTTATCCTGGACGACATTGGAGCGGAAACAATGTCAAACTGGGTTCGTGATGATATACTTGGTGCGTTGCTTCAGTTCAGGATGATGGAGAAACTTCCTACCTTATTTACTTCTAATTTTGACTTAGACGAGCTGGAATACCACCTTTCCTACACCCAGAGAGGCGGAATCGAAAAGATCGACAGCCTGAAGGCGAAACGGATTATGGAAAGGATCCGTCATCTGAGCACAACTATCGACATGAAAGGGGATAATAAGCGGGATTGA
- a CDS encoding replication initiation and membrane attachment family protein, with product MNRRLHETDRDVLTLLYQPLIGATAYSLYMTLTSDVSRQPGKRIERSHKALMAYTEKHLDEIFKERKKLEAIGLLKVFRKKQGEEYIHYYELQSPLSPEEFFNDDMLSVFLYNRLGSREHYLQLRNTFKLERENGNDRENITRSFDEVFTSVHPSEITINPETEEVLLNKDRLEGASERESGYKLEGHDFDFDSMLAFLPPFVPKEEVKKKENKTLIQRMAFLYKLSPSEVSKIIQDAMIHTDELNGSILREQAKRRYRMNESDQPPRLHTKVQPENLRVQKTEPVTEEEMQIHYFETTSPLEYLQEQANGAKVYPGDLDIIDHLMFEYKLEPGVVNVLLEYIFIMHGKKLTRNFTFKIASHWSREGIRTVKEAMDFTRKQYEQTEQNKQQKDTSKSTKKGAARNQAVRQEPLPKWMADEEWNKSGEKPEDLEEARKKAAQLKEMLKKKKQGG from the coding sequence ATGAACAGGCGGCTTCACGAAACCGACCGGGATGTACTCACATTACTGTACCAGCCGCTTATCGGTGCGACTGCTTACAGCCTCTATATGACCTTGACGAGTGATGTGAGCCGTCAGCCTGGAAAACGTATTGAGCGTTCACATAAAGCCTTAATGGCTTATACAGAAAAACACCTTGATGAAATTTTCAAAGAACGGAAAAAACTGGAGGCTATTGGGCTGCTGAAAGTGTTCAGAAAAAAACAAGGTGAAGAATATATCCATTATTATGAACTGCAGTCTCCCTTATCTCCTGAAGAGTTTTTTAACGATGACATGCTCAGTGTTTTCTTATACAACAGGCTGGGGAGCAGGGAACACTATTTACAGTTAAGAAATACATTTAAACTTGAACGTGAGAATGGGAATGACAGAGAAAATATCACAAGATCCTTTGATGAAGTGTTTACATCTGTCCATCCTTCAGAGATTACCATTAACCCGGAAACAGAAGAAGTGCTGCTGAATAAAGACAGGCTTGAGGGCGCATCGGAAAGGGAGAGCGGCTACAAACTGGAAGGCCATGACTTTGATTTTGACTCAATGCTCGCATTTTTGCCGCCTTTCGTACCTAAGGAGGAAGTGAAGAAGAAGGAGAACAAGACCCTCATTCAGAGAATGGCATTCCTCTACAAGCTTTCCCCTTCAGAAGTAAGTAAAATCATTCAGGATGCCATGATCCATACGGATGAATTAAACGGCAGTATTCTCCGCGAGCAGGCAAAACGCCGCTACAGAATGAATGAAAGTGACCAGCCTCCTCGTCTCCATACGAAAGTTCAGCCTGAAAACCTGAGAGTACAGAAAACAGAGCCAGTAACAGAAGAAGAGATGCAAATTCATTATTTCGAAACCACTTCTCCGCTTGAATATTTGCAGGAGCAGGCTAACGGAGCGAAGGTGTATCCAGGCGATCTGGACATAATCGATCATCTTATGTTCGAATACAAGTTAGAGCCAGGCGTCGTTAATGTTCTTCTGGAATATATTTTCATCATGCATGGAAAAAAACTGACGCGGAATTTCACCTTTAAAATTGCCAGCCACTGGAGCAGGGAAGGTATCAGGACTGTGAAAGAGGCAATGGACTTTACAAGAAAGCAATATGAGCAGACTGAGCAGAATAAACAACAAAAAGATACATCGAAGAGCACTAAAAAGGGCGCCGCAAGAAATCAGGCTGTCCGGCAGGAACCGCTTCCTAAATGGATGGCTGATGAAGAATGGAATAAATCCGGGGAGAAGCCTGAAGATCTGGAAGAGGCCAGAAAGAAAGCAGCTCAGTTGAAAGAGATGCTGAAGAAGAAAAAACAGGGGGGATAA
- the nrdR gene encoding transcriptional regulator NrdR: MICPNCQHNGTRVLDSRPSDEGRSIRRRRECEECGYRFTTFERVEKTPLIVVKKDGNREEFSREKLLRGIIRACEKRPVPLEKLENIVETVEKDIRSQGTSEVESHDIGEQVMEHLASLDDVAYVRFASVYRQFKDLNVFVDELKELLDRENKK, encoded by the coding sequence ATGATATGCCCAAACTGCCAGCATAACGGGACCAGAGTTTTAGATTCCAGGCCAAGCGATGAGGGGCGGTCCATTCGCCGCCGCCGTGAGTGTGAAGAATGCGGTTATCGTTTCACTACGTTCGAACGTGTGGAAAAAACACCGCTTATTGTTGTTAAAAAAGACGGAAACCGTGAAGAATTCAGCAGGGAAAAACTTCTGCGGGGGATTATCCGTGCCTGCGAAAAAAGACCTGTGCCATTGGAAAAGCTGGAAAACATCGTCGAAACGGTGGAAAAAGATATCCGAAGCCAGGGAACTTCCGAAGTGGAAAGCCATGATATTGGCGAACAGGTAATGGAGCATCTTGCCAGCCTCGATGATGTTGCTTACGTTCGTTTTGCCTCTGTTTATCGTCAGTTTAAAGACCTTAACGTATTCGTTGATGAACTAAAAGAACTTCTTGACCGGGAAAATAAAAAATAA
- a CDS encoding DUF1499 domain-containing protein, producing MGFKETVQTIISKHTETKENHTDKELRTHYYKSTKDKVIKEIENMFNQRPGFSVSSVSEERGEIIVNINKGKKAMMVVTVIMVRPFRTAVDFSIATDTMLFSDFGYSRKLAAELYKELNKRLTFVGTGLGDELTKSW from the coding sequence ATGGGATTTAAAGAGACAGTTCAGACAATTATCAGTAAACATACAGAAACAAAAGAAAATCATACAGATAAAGAATTACGGACGCATTATTATAAATCAACGAAAGATAAAGTGATTAAAGAAATAGAAAACATGTTCAACCAGCGGCCTGGTTTTTCCGTATCATCCGTTTCTGAGGAACGGGGCGAAATAATAGTAAATATTAACAAAGGGAAAAAAGCGATGATGGTGGTTACCGTTATAATGGTACGCCCATTCAGAACGGCGGTTGATTTTTCGATTGCAACAGATACAATGCTGTTTTCTGACTTCGGATACAGCCGCAAGCTCGCAGCTGAATTATATAAGGAGTTAAATAAGCGTTTAACCTTTGTAGGTACCGGTCTCGGGGACGAACTGACAAAGTCGTGGTAG
- the speD gene encoding adenosylmethionine decarboxylase, producing the protein MDTMGRHVIAELWDCDIDKLNDMEYIERLFVDAALEAGAEVREVAFHKFAPHGVSGVVIISESHLTIHSFPEHGYASIDVYTCGDRIDPNVASNFIAKALCAKKTEIVELPRGMGPIKVGQSKILTNA; encoded by the coding sequence ATGGATACTATGGGACGTCACGTAATTGCCGAACTTTGGGATTGTGACATTGACAAACTAAACGACATGGAGTACATTGAGAGACTATTTGTGGATGCGGCACTTGAAGCAGGTGCTGAGGTGAGGGAAGTTGCTTTTCATAAATTCGCGCCTCATGGTGTAAGCGGAGTTGTAATCATCAGCGAATCACACTTAACAATCCATAGTTTCCCGGAACATGGGTATGCAAGTATTGACGTGTATACTTGCGGAGACCGGATTGATCCGAATGTAGCTTCAAATTTTATAGCAAAAGCCCTTTGTGCTAAGAAAACCGAAATTGTGGAACTTCCAAGAGGAATGGGCCCAATCAAAGTTGGCCAAAGTAAAATACTGACAAACGCATAA
- a CDS encoding glyceraldehyde-3-phosphate dehydrogenase → MTKIGINGFGRIGRMVFRKAMNDPELQIAAINASYPAETLAHLIKYDTIHGPFFGDVRVEDEKLIVNGKTIELFQTRDPKELPWGKIGVEIVVEATGKFNSREKAALHLESGAKKVVITAPGKDEDITVVYGVNEQEYDPEKHHVISNASCTTNCLAPVAKVLNDKFGIESGLMTTVHSYTNDQKNIDNPHKDLRRARACGQSIIPTTTGAAKALSKVLPEMEGKLNGMALRVPTPNVSLVDLVVDLEKDVTAEEVNEVLKQAAETEMAGILAYTEEPLVSIDFNGNENSSIIDGQSTMVINDRQVKVLAWYDNEWGYSCRVVNLIQLVAQNLRNESGVRA, encoded by the coding sequence ATGACTAAAATAGGTATTAATGGGTTCGGAAGAATAGGGCGAATGGTTTTCAGGAAGGCAATGAACGATCCGGAGCTTCAGATCGCTGCTATTAATGCGAGCTACCCTGCTGAAACGTTAGCACATTTAATTAAGTATGATACAATTCACGGACCGTTTTTTGGAGATGTAAGAGTGGAAGACGAGAAACTGATTGTGAATGGTAAAACAATTGAGCTCTTTCAAACAAGAGATCCAAAAGAACTGCCATGGGGAAAAATCGGTGTTGAAATCGTGGTTGAGGCGACAGGCAAGTTCAACTCCAGAGAAAAAGCTGCCCTTCATCTGGAGTCCGGTGCTAAGAAGGTTGTCATCACTGCACCTGGGAAAGATGAAGATATAACAGTAGTGTACGGAGTGAACGAACAGGAATATGACCCGGAAAAACACCATGTCATTTCCAATGCATCATGTACTACGAACTGCCTTGCTCCAGTAGCAAAAGTTCTTAACGATAAATTCGGAATTGAATCAGGTCTCATGACTACAGTGCATTCTTATACAAACGACCAGAAAAACATAGACAACCCGCATAAAGACCTGCGCCGTGCAAGAGCATGCGGCCAGTCAATCATCCCAACTACCACGGGTGCCGCGAAAGCGCTGTCAAAAGTACTTCCGGAAATGGAAGGGAAACTTAACGGTATGGCATTAAGGGTGCCGACTCCTAATGTTTCATTAGTTGACCTTGTAGTTGACCTTGAAAAAGATGTTACAGCTGAAGAGGTTAATGAAGTATTAAAGCAAGCGGCTGAAACTGAAATGGCCGGCATCCTGGCTTATACGGAGGAACCTCTTGTATCCATTGATTTCAACGGGAACGAAAATTCCTCCATTATTGATGGGCAGTCTACAATGGTGATTAATGACCGCCAGGTGAAAGTTCTGGCCTGGTATGACAATGAATGGGGATATTCCTGCCGTGTGGTAAACCTTATTCAGCTTGTAGCACAAAACTTAAGAAATGAATCTGGTGTCAGGGCGTAA
- the coaE gene encoding dephospho-CoA kinase (Dephospho-CoA kinase (CoaE) performs the final step in coenzyme A biosynthesis.) → MIIGLTGGIASGKSTVSAMLKKRGFPVIDADIIARETVEPGQEAYDKIVQAFGEEILHEDNYIDRKKLGSVIFNDEAKRQILNDIVHPAVRKEMKRQAQEYKESGNETVIMDIPLLIESNLLHMVDKVLLVYVPRTLQLERLMKRDGSEREEAESRIASQLPIDEKKSYADAIIYNEGAIEETEKQLDDLLVQLGAAK, encoded by the coding sequence ATGATTATAGGTCTTACAGGCGGGATAGCAAGCGGGAAATCTACCGTTTCAGCAATGCTGAAAAAAAGAGGATTCCCTGTCATTGATGCAGATATTATTGCCCGTGAGACAGTCGAACCAGGCCAGGAGGCGTACGATAAAATTGTCCAGGCTTTCGGGGAAGAAATCCTTCACGAAGATAACTACATCGACAGAAAAAAACTGGGCTCCGTTATATTTAATGATGAAGCCAAAAGGCAAATTTTAAATGATATTGTCCACCCCGCTGTCCGAAAGGAAATGAAAAGACAGGCTCAGGAATATAAAGAGTCAGGGAACGAGACAGTAATCATGGATATTCCGCTGCTGATTGAAAGTAATCTCCTGCATATGGTAGATAAAGTTCTCCTTGTATATGTTCCCAGGACACTCCAGCTGGAGAGGCTGATGAAAAGGGACGGAAGCGAAAGGGAGGAAGCAGAAAGCAGGATAGCTTCCCAGCTTCCTATTGACGAGAAGAAAAGCTATGCGGACGCAATAATCTATAATGAAGGCGCCATTGAAGAAACCGAGAAGCAGCTGGATGATCTGCTCGTTCAGCTGGGGGCAGCAAAATAA
- the ytaF gene encoding sporulation membrane protein YtaF: MAAIFSLLLLAFAVSMDSFGVGLTYGLRKMKLPLYSLLLIAGFSAISILVAMGLGSLILNWLPASYAETFGGIILIGIGSWAIYQAYRPARTEPKSVKERETILNLEIKKLGIIIRVLRKPMVADLDNSGAITGKEAFLLGFALSLDAFGAGIGAALIGFSPLLMAVSVGVMCGLFLTLGMKSGLFFSDTKWIKHFSFIPGLLLILVGVWKL, from the coding sequence GTGGCAGCTATCTTTTCACTTTTACTTTTAGCATTTGCTGTCAGTATGGACAGCTTTGGGGTCGGTTTGACTTATGGCCTGAGAAAAATGAAGCTACCATTATATTCTCTGCTGTTGATTGCAGGCTTTTCAGCAATATCCATCTTAGTTGCAATGGGACTGGGAAGCCTTATCCTGAACTGGCTGCCTGCTTCATATGCAGAAACATTCGGTGGAATCATTCTTATCGGAATTGGAAGCTGGGCAATCTACCAGGCATACAGACCGGCCAGGACAGAACCGAAATCGGTTAAGGAAAGGGAAACTATTTTAAATCTGGAAATCAAAAAACTTGGCATTATCATAAGAGTTCTGAGAAAACCAATGGTGGCAGACCTTGACAATTCCGGGGCAATCACAGGGAAGGAGGCTTTTTTATTAGGCTTTGCCCTTTCCCTTGATGCGTTTGGAGCCGGGATTGGCGCTGCTTTAATTGGCTTTTCCCCTTTGCTTATGGCAGTCAGTGTAGGGGTAATGTGCGGCCTGTTTTTAACTCTTGGAATGAAAAGCGGATTGTTTTTTTCTGACACAAAGTGGATAAAACATTTTTCTTTTATACCAGGTTTACTGCTCATATTGGTCGGGGTGTGGAAACTATAA